The Burkholderia ubonensis genome has a window encoding:
- a CDS encoding chemotaxis protein CheW produces the protein MNREAAAAGAAPIDVDDCWNRIGTRGDRSCERLTEYQRCLNCPVYAHHAARLLERPLDAAEMADGARRLGAHGAAREHGDADARHAALAFRVADEWLALSIGVLREIADTRPIHSLPHRRHPSVRGVVNIRGTLRIAISLGALLGLGAAGGGTGGGFTRLLVVAHHGEPVVFPVDEVEGVVRFGASEWVPVPATVGRASAGLSRGVLAWRGKSIGLLDDDRLFEAVTRSMR, from the coding sequence CTGAACCGCGAAGCTGCCGCCGCCGGCGCGGCGCCGATCGACGTCGACGACTGCTGGAACCGGATCGGCACGCGCGGCGACCGGTCGTGCGAGCGGCTGACCGAGTACCAGCGCTGCCTGAACTGCCCCGTCTACGCACACCATGCTGCGCGCTTGCTGGAGCGTCCGCTCGACGCGGCCGAGATGGCCGACGGCGCGCGACGGCTCGGCGCGCACGGCGCAGCGCGCGAGCATGGCGACGCCGACGCGCGCCATGCGGCGCTCGCGTTCCGCGTCGCCGACGAATGGCTCGCGCTGTCGATCGGCGTGCTGCGCGAGATCGCCGACACGCGCCCGATCCATTCGCTGCCGCACCGCCGCCACCCGTCGGTGCGCGGCGTCGTCAACATCCGCGGCACGCTGCGCATCGCGATCTCGCTCGGCGCGCTGCTCGGGCTCGGCGCGGCCGGCGGCGGCACCGGCGGCGGCTTCACGCGGCTGCTGGTGGTCGCGCATCACGGCGAGCCGGTCGTGTTTCCGGTCGACGAAGTGGAGGGCGTGGTGCGCTTCGGCGCATCGGAGTGGGTGCCGGTGCCCGCGACGGTCGGGCGCGCGAGCGCCGGCCTGTCGCGCGGCGTGCTGGCGTGGCGCGGCAAGTCGATCGGCCTGCTCGACGACGACCGCCTGTTCGAAGCCGTGACACGGAGCATGCGATGA
- a CDS encoding chemotaxis protein CheW yields MTRADALHGAPALFLLFELDGERYALDAAAIDAVLPLATAKAVPGAPAWVAGLLMRDGAPVPVVDVPMLALGRPAHALRSTRLVMVRYRGGRSGRERVIGLIVERATQTMRIDRAAFRISGVSSERTRWLGPVASTPDGIVQQVSVAGLVDDVAHLYLFDGQPAHEGAPG; encoded by the coding sequence GTGACGCGCGCGGACGCGCTGCACGGCGCGCCGGCGCTGTTCCTGCTGTTCGAGCTGGACGGCGAACGCTATGCGCTCGACGCCGCCGCGATCGACGCGGTGCTGCCGCTCGCGACCGCGAAGGCGGTGCCCGGCGCGCCCGCGTGGGTCGCCGGGCTGCTGATGCGCGACGGCGCACCGGTGCCGGTCGTCGACGTGCCGATGCTGGCGCTCGGACGGCCCGCGCACGCGCTGCGCTCGACGCGGCTCGTGATGGTGCGCTATCGCGGCGGCCGGAGCGGACGCGAGCGCGTGATCGGGCTGATCGTCGAGCGCGCGACGCAGACGATGCGGATCGACCGCGCGGCATTTCGCATCAGCGGCGTGTCGAGCGAGCGCACGCGCTGGCTCGGCCCGGTCGCGAGCACGCCGGACGGCATCGTGCAGCAGGTGTCGGTTGCCGGCCTGGTCGACGACGTCGCGCACCTGTATCTGTTCGACGGCCAGCCGGCCCACGAAGGGGCGCCCGGATGA
- a CDS encoding voltage-gated chloride channel family protein, protein MMLNTSADFLATVRYVCRWLALSALLGALAGSASALLLIALDWATGTRVAHPWLLWGLPAAGFATGWIYHRFGQSVARGNNLLIDEIHDPKALVPKRMAPLVLVATVFTHLFGGSAGREGTAVQMGGALADRVTHALRLDREHRRVLLMAGIAAGFASVFGTPLAGAVFGLEVLAIGRVRYDALLACVASAIVADVACRLWGVHHIAYAIPFVPPVSAAGLGATVVAGIAFGVVGRLFAHATHALSALFRRRIRYAPLQPVVGGLLVAVAASALNVPRYLGLGIPTIEAAFHGPLPAYDFAGKFAFTVVTLASGFKGGEVTPLFYIGATLGNALGQVLALPVPVLAGLGFVAVFAGAANTPVASTIMAIELFGADIGVYAIVACVVAYLFSGRAGIYRAQRIAVGKGAQVEID, encoded by the coding sequence CTGATGCTCAACACTTCCGCCGACTTCCTTGCGACCGTGCGCTACGTGTGCCGCTGGCTCGCGCTTTCGGCGCTGCTCGGCGCGCTCGCCGGGTCGGCGTCCGCGCTGTTGCTGATCGCGCTCGACTGGGCGACCGGCACGCGCGTCGCGCATCCGTGGCTGCTGTGGGGGCTGCCCGCCGCCGGCTTCGCGACCGGCTGGATCTACCACCGCTTCGGCCAGTCGGTCGCGCGCGGCAACAACCTGCTGATCGACGAAATCCACGATCCGAAGGCGCTCGTGCCGAAGCGGATGGCGCCGCTCGTGCTGGTCGCGACCGTCTTCACGCACTTGTTCGGCGGCTCGGCGGGGCGCGAAGGCACCGCCGTGCAGATGGGCGGCGCGCTCGCCGATCGCGTCACGCACGCGTTGCGCCTCGATCGCGAGCACCGGCGCGTGCTGCTGATGGCCGGCATCGCGGCCGGCTTCGCGTCGGTGTTCGGCACGCCGCTCGCCGGCGCGGTGTTCGGGCTCGAAGTGCTCGCGATCGGGCGCGTGCGTTACGACGCGCTGCTCGCGTGCGTCGCGTCGGCGATCGTCGCGGACGTCGCGTGCCGGCTGTGGGGCGTGCATCACATCGCGTACGCGATCCCGTTCGTGCCGCCCGTCAGCGCGGCGGGGCTCGGCGCGACGGTCGTCGCGGGCATCGCGTTCGGCGTGGTCGGCCGGCTGTTCGCGCATGCGACGCATGCGCTGTCGGCGCTGTTTCGCCGGCGCATCCGCTACGCGCCGCTGCAGCCGGTGGTCGGCGGTCTGCTCGTGGCGGTCGCGGCGAGCGCGCTGAACGTGCCGCGGTATCTCGGCCTCGGCATCCCGACGATCGAGGCGGCGTTCCATGGCCCGCTGCCGGCCTATGATTTCGCGGGGAAATTCGCGTTCACCGTCGTCACGCTCGCGTCGGGCTTCAAGGGCGGCGAGGTGACGCCGCTGTTCTACATCGGCGCGACGCTCGGCAATGCGCTCGGCCAGGTGCTCGCGCTGCCGGTGCCGGTGCTGGCCGGGCTCGGCTTCGTCGCGGTGTTCGCGGGCGCGGCCAACACGCCGGTCGCGTCGACGATCATGGCGATCGAGCTGTTCGGCGCGGATATCGGCGTGTATGCGATCGTCGCGTGCGTGGTCGCGTATCTGTTTTCGGGGCGCGCGGGGATTTATCGCGCGCAGCGCATCGCGGTGGGCAAGGGCGCGCAGGTCGAGATCGACTGA
- a CDS encoding riboflavin synthase — MFTGIVQGVGVIKAIEDHGELRTFSIEFPERFTADIEIGASVSVDGVCLTVTTIHSPTLIDFDVMLPSLRITTLAELATGARVNVERAAKDGAEIGGHPLSGHVDFTGTVLHIAASEHNRMIRIGVPAEFKRYVFAKGYIAINGCSLTVADVDRAAGWFEVWLIPETRRATTFDAKGVGAKVNIEIERSTQVVVDTIRESVQETLGELTGIVTTLLADKGVDIEELLARNVAKLPKP, encoded by the coding sequence ATGTTTACAGGCATTGTTCAGGGTGTTGGCGTCATCAAGGCCATCGAGGACCACGGCGAGCTGAGGACGTTCAGCATCGAATTCCCGGAGCGCTTCACTGCCGACATCGAGATCGGCGCCAGCGTGTCGGTCGACGGGGTGTGCCTGACGGTGACGACGATCCATTCGCCGACGCTGATCGACTTCGACGTGATGCTGCCGAGCCTGCGGATCACCACGCTGGCCGAGCTGGCGACCGGCGCGCGCGTGAACGTCGAGCGGGCCGCGAAGGACGGCGCGGAAATCGGCGGGCATCCGCTGTCCGGCCACGTCGACTTCACGGGCACGGTCCTGCACATCGCGGCGTCCGAACACAACCGGATGATCCGCATCGGCGTGCCGGCCGAGTTCAAGCGCTACGTGTTCGCGAAGGGCTATATCGCGATCAACGGCTGCAGCCTGACCGTGGCCGACGTCGACCGCGCCGCAGGCTGGTTCGAAGTGTGGCTGATTCCCGAAACGCGCCGCGCGACCACCTTCGATGCGAAGGGCGTCGGCGCCAAGGTCAACATCGAGATCGAGCGCAGCACCCAGGTCGTGGTGGACACGATCCGCGAATCGGTCCAGGAGACGCTCGGCGAGCTGACCGGCATCGTCACGACGCTGCTGGCCGACAAGGGCGTCGATATCGAGGAACTGCTCGCGCGCAACGTCGCGAAGCTGCCGAAGCCGTAA
- a CDS encoding CheR family methyltransferase, whose protein sequence is MNAFAVLFRDWLRRETGIDPESLGHDFLSRALTERVHALKSDGERLPSAARAPVTTEALRAYWARLHACADERRALIERFVVPETWFFREREAFATLVRLAVERLAAHPGRVVRVLSAPCSTGEEPFSAAMALLDAGLDPARFAIDAIDLSARAIEHARAGCYGRNVFRGTQTAFRTRFFTPTADGWLLDEQVRSRVQFRQANLMEACADTGVRYDFVFCRNVLIYFERDAQDRVIRSLQRLLTDDGMLFVGPAETGVAMRHGMRSARIPLAFAFQRADDGAAADECVAGHVGGDGSYGRMARGGALGAGPTSGAASAMPLASAWTCASVSATASGLPSSSPTSATRALHAVVPPPSGLDAARAAPPTAFQPRAPSPFEPVAPPPADPLARARSPSPAPANAVDAPTLEHAQALANAGAFDEAERVLARFTARAGLHADAFYLRGLIADARGRAAEAGDFYRKALYLRPTHQEALTHLATLLDVGGDGAGARWLLERARRAVG, encoded by the coding sequence ATGAATGCGTTCGCCGTGCTGTTTCGCGACTGGCTGCGCCGCGAGACCGGCATCGATCCCGAGTCGCTCGGCCACGATTTCCTGAGCCGTGCGCTGACCGAGCGCGTGCATGCGCTGAAGAGTGACGGTGAACGATTGCCGTCGGCCGCGCGGGCGCCCGTGACGACGGAGGCGCTGCGCGCGTACTGGGCGCGCCTGCACGCATGCGCTGACGAGCGGCGCGCGCTGATCGAGCGGTTCGTCGTGCCGGAAACCTGGTTCTTCCGCGAGCGCGAGGCGTTCGCGACGCTCGTGCGGCTCGCGGTCGAACGCCTCGCCGCGCATCCGGGCCGCGTGGTGCGCGTGCTGAGCGCGCCGTGCTCGACCGGCGAGGAGCCGTTTTCGGCGGCGATGGCGCTGCTCGACGCGGGGCTCGACCCGGCGCGCTTCGCGATCGACGCGATCGACCTCAGCGCGCGCGCGATCGAGCACGCGCGGGCCGGCTGTTATGGAAGGAACGTGTTTCGCGGCACGCAGACGGCGTTTCGCACGCGTTTCTTCACGCCGACGGCCGACGGCTGGCTGCTCGACGAGCAGGTGCGATCGCGCGTGCAGTTTCGTCAGGCAAATTTGATGGAAGCGTGCGCCGACACGGGCGTGCGCTACGATTTCGTGTTCTGCCGCAACGTGCTGATCTATTTCGAGCGCGACGCGCAGGATCGCGTGATCCGGTCGCTGCAGCGCCTCCTGACCGACGACGGGATGCTGTTCGTCGGCCCGGCCGAGACCGGCGTCGCGATGCGCCACGGGATGCGCTCCGCGCGGATTCCGCTCGCGTTCGCGTTCCAGCGCGCCGATGACGGGGCGGCGGCGGATGAGTGCGTGGCTGGGCATGTGGGTGGGGATGGTTCTTACGGGCGTATGGCGCGGGGCGGGGCGTTGGGGGCGGGGCCGACGTCAGGGGCGGCGTCAGCGATGCCGTTAGCGTCAGCGTGGACGTGTGCGTCAGTGTCCGCAACGGCATCAGGATTGCCATCGTCATCACCCACGTCCGCCACGCGTGCGCTGCACGCCGTCGTGCCGCCGCCGTCGGGTCTGGATGCCGCACGCGCGGCACCGCCGACGGCATTCCAGCCACGCGCCCCCAGCCCGTTCGAACCGGTCGCGCCCCCACCAGCCGATCCACTCGCGCGCGCACGATCCCCATCGCCCGCGCCTGCCAACGCCGTCGACGCGCCGACGCTGGAGCACGCGCAGGCACTTGCGAACGCGGGCGCGTTCGACGAAGCCGAGCGCGTGCTCGCGCGGTTCACGGCACGCGCCGGGCTGCATGCCGACGCGTTCTACCTGCGCGGGCTGATCGCGGATGCGCGCGGCCGGGCCGCCGAGGCAGGCGACTTTTACCGCAAGGCGCTGTACCTGCGGCCGACGCACCAGGAGGCGCTCACGCATCTCGCGACGCTGCTCGACGTCGGCGGCGATGGCGCCGGCGCGCGCTGGCTGCTCGAGCGAGCGCGGCGTGCGGTCGGATAA
- a CDS encoding methyl-accepting chemotaxis protein has product MATVTHRATNESLHPTIGATRLTLGNRILLSFGVLFVLMLLTAGLSYERLRAINAEAVSIERDSLPGVYLASSLRGAVNESFLLLQQATFVETDPDAARRDLAKIADVTKEIDKLSIDYQNTTFREDDRARFSAFRSAYDRYLPLLNDAVQKSRASHDEAVAAYAKVEPAWAEVVRSANILVQENRTFADQSAKLIRESVQGTEVVLAVALTVVLLAALALGYALYRAITVPMARLVEVHDAMRTGNLTHRLDLRRHDEFGTLETGFNRMADELTELVGRAQQSSLQVTTSVAEIAATSREQQATANETAATTTEIGATSREIFATSRDLLRTMNEVAGVAEQSATLAGVSQSGLTRMGETMRSVMDAAGSVNAKLAILNEKALNINQVVATITKVADQTNLLSLNAAIEAEKAGEYGRGFAVVATEIRRLADQTAVATYDIEQTVKEIQSAVSAGVMGMDKFSEEVRRGMLDVQQVGGQLSQIIAEVQTLAPRFQMVNEGMQTQASGAEQITQALSQLSEAAQQTAESLRQSSQAIDDLTLVANQLRTSVSRFKVDA; this is encoded by the coding sequence ATGGCCACCGTGACGCACCGCGCGACCAATGAAAGCTTGCATCCGACGATCGGCGCCACCCGGCTGACCCTCGGCAACCGCATCCTGCTCAGCTTCGGCGTGCTGTTCGTGCTGATGCTGCTGACGGCCGGACTGTCCTACGAGCGCCTGCGCGCGATCAACGCCGAAGCCGTCAGCATCGAGCGCGATTCGCTGCCCGGCGTGTATCTCGCGTCGTCGCTGCGCGGCGCGGTCAACGAGTCGTTCCTGCTGCTGCAGCAGGCGACCTTCGTCGAGACCGATCCGGACGCCGCGCGCCGCGACCTCGCGAAGATCGCCGACGTGACGAAGGAGATCGACAAGCTGTCGATCGACTATCAGAACACGACGTTTCGCGAAGACGACCGCGCGCGCTTCTCGGCGTTCCGCTCCGCGTACGACCGCTACCTGCCGCTCCTGAACGACGCCGTGCAGAAGAGCCGCGCGTCGCACGACGAGGCCGTCGCCGCCTACGCGAAGGTCGAGCCGGCGTGGGCCGAGGTCGTGCGCAGTGCCAATATCCTGGTGCAGGAGAACCGCACGTTCGCGGACCAGTCCGCGAAGCTGATCCGCGAATCGGTGCAGGGCACCGAGGTGGTGCTGGCGGTCGCGCTGACCGTCGTGCTGCTGGCCGCGCTCGCGCTCGGCTATGCGCTGTATCGCGCGATCACGGTGCCGATGGCGCGGCTCGTCGAAGTGCACGACGCGATGCGCACCGGCAACCTCACGCACCGGCTCGACCTGCGCCGCCACGACGAGTTCGGCACGCTCGAGACGGGCTTCAACCGGATGGCCGACGAGCTGACCGAGCTGGTCGGGCGCGCGCAGCAGTCGTCGCTGCAGGTGACGACGTCGGTCGCCGAGATCGCGGCGACGTCGCGCGAGCAGCAGGCGACCGCGAACGAGACCGCCGCGACGACGACCGAGATCGGCGCGACCTCGCGCGAGATCTTCGCGACGTCGCGCGACCTGCTGCGCACGATGAACGAGGTGGCCGGCGTGGCCGAGCAGTCGGCGACGCTCGCGGGCGTGAGCCAGAGCGGCCTCACGCGGATGGGCGAGACGATGCGCAGCGTGATGGACGCGGCAGGCTCGGTGAACGCGAAGCTCGCGATCCTCAACGAGAAGGCGCTCAACATCAACCAGGTCGTCGCGACCATCACGAAGGTCGCGGACCAGACCAACCTGCTGTCGCTGAACGCGGCGATCGAGGCCGAGAAGGCCGGCGAGTACGGCCGCGGCTTCGCGGTCGTCGCGACCGAGATCCGCCGCCTCGCGGACCAGACGGCGGTGGCGACCTACGACATCGAGCAGACGGTGAAGGAGATCCAGTCGGCCGTGTCGGCCGGCGTGATGGGGATGGACAAGTTCTCCGAGGAAGTGCGCCGCGGGATGCTCGACGTGCAGCAGGTCGGCGGGCAGCTGTCGCAGATCATCGCCGAGGTGCAGACGCTCGCGCCGCGCTTCCAGATGGTCAACGAAGGGATGCAGACGCAGGCGAGCGGCGCCGAGCAGATCACGCAGGCGCTGTCGCAGCTGTCGGAAGCCGCGCAGCAGACGGCCGAATCGCTGCGCCAGTCGTCGCAGGCGATCGACGACCTGACGCTGGTCGCGAACCAGCTGCGCACCAGCGTGTCGCGCTTCAAGGTCGACGCGTGA
- a CDS encoding chemotaxis response regulator protein-glutamate methylesterase: protein MNIGIVNDLPLAVEALRRAIASRPEHRVLWVATDGDEAVDFCVAQPPDLVLMDLVMPKLDGVAATRRIMARAPCAILIVTASVSASTSSVYDAMGAGALDAVDTPTLALGLTVDAAQPLLAKIDQIGRQLESRAAAPAPPVSAPARGRPTLVAIGASAGGPTALTALLRALPDAFPAAIVIVQHVDQAFAAGMAQWLDGYTRLPVRVARQGSVPQPGEVLLAATNDHLCLSPRGVLGYTRHPAETPYRPSIDVFFNSVADGWRGDAIGVLLTGMGRDGALGLKAMRAKGCHTIAQDAATSAVYGMPKAAAAIGAASAILPLDRIAPQLIARVMGPPRG, encoded by the coding sequence ATGAACATCGGCATCGTCAACGACCTGCCGCTTGCCGTCGAGGCGCTGCGGCGCGCGATCGCCTCGCGCCCCGAGCATCGCGTGCTGTGGGTCGCGACCGACGGCGACGAGGCGGTGGATTTCTGCGTCGCGCAGCCGCCCGACCTCGTGCTGATGGATCTGGTGATGCCGAAGCTCGACGGCGTCGCCGCGACGCGCCGCATCATGGCGCGCGCGCCGTGCGCGATCCTGATCGTGACGGCGAGCGTCAGCGCGAGCACGTCGTCCGTCTACGACGCGATGGGCGCGGGCGCGCTCGACGCGGTCGACACGCCGACCCTGGCGCTCGGCCTGACCGTCGACGCGGCGCAGCCGCTGCTCGCGAAGATCGACCAGATCGGCCGGCAGCTCGAAAGCCGCGCGGCAGCGCCCGCGCCGCCCGTATCCGCGCCGGCGCGCGGCCGGCCGACGCTGGTGGCGATCGGCGCGTCGGCGGGCGGGCCGACCGCGCTCACCGCGCTGCTGCGCGCGCTGCCGGACGCGTTTCCGGCGGCGATCGTGATCGTCCAGCACGTCGACCAGGCGTTCGCGGCCGGGATGGCGCAATGGCTCGACGGCTATACGCGCCTGCCGGTGCGCGTCGCGCGCCAGGGCAGCGTGCCGCAGCCGGGCGAAGTGCTGCTCGCGGCGACCAACGACCATCTGTGCCTGTCGCCGCGCGGCGTGCTCGGCTATACGCGGCATCCGGCGGAAACGCCGTACCGGCCGTCGATCGACGTGTTCTTCAACAGCGTCGCCGACGGCTGGCGCGGCGACGCGATCGGCGTGCTGCTCACCGGCATGGGGCGCGACGGCGCGCTCGGCCTGAAGGCGATGCGCGCGAAGGGCTGCCATACGATCGCGCAGGATGCGGCGACGAGCGCGGTCTACGGGATGCCGAAGGCCGCCGCCGCGATCGGCGCGGCGAGCGCGATCCTGCCGCTCGACCGGATCGCGCCGCAACTGATCGCGCGCGTGATGGGCCCGCCGCGCGGCTGA
- a CDS encoding OsmC family protein, translating into MSLIHAAATLAADAPDYVVQLQAGSHALTGDEAPREGGQGVGPAPFELVLAGLAQCTAATLRMYLQRKAWPAARIDVRAELHADREGLQYVRRVVTVDGPLDDAQRQRLAEISEKTPVTLFIKRGTRIETTLR; encoded by the coding sequence ATGTCGCTCATCCACGCTGCCGCCACGCTCGCCGCCGACGCCCCTGACTACGTCGTCCAGTTGCAAGCCGGCTCGCATGCGCTGACCGGCGACGAGGCGCCGCGCGAAGGCGGCCAGGGCGTGGGGCCGGCGCCGTTCGAACTGGTGCTGGCCGGGCTCGCGCAATGCACGGCCGCGACGCTGCGGATGTACCTGCAGCGCAAGGCGTGGCCGGCCGCGCGCATCGACGTGCGCGCCGAGCTGCACGCCGACCGCGAGGGGCTGCAGTACGTGCGCCGCGTCGTGACCGTCGACGGCCCGCTCGACGACGCGCAGCGGCAGCGCCTCGCCGAGATCAGCGAGAAGACGCCGGTGACGCTGTTCATCAAGCGCGGCACGCGCATCGAGACCACGCTGCGCTGA
- a CDS encoding Dyp-type peroxidase gives MSDVQQGILAPIDAAARYLTFTISSKDNVAAALAALREVVDGRETVVGFGHSLASGLGRSIAGLTEFPAFTVQDRPLPATPADVWVWLRSDDRGEITLRARAIERLLAPAFALQDAVDAFRYANDRDLSGYEDGTENPTGDDALAAAIVSGQGAGLDGSSFVAVQQWLHDFDRMERIASDDMDDIIGRRRSDNEELDDAPEFAHVKRTAQESFEPEAFMLRRSAPWSDARRAGLYFVAFGHSFRAFDVQMRRMSGADDGIVDGLFRFTRPLTGAYFWCPPMKGGKLDLSALGL, from the coding sequence ATGAGCGACGTTCAGCAAGGCATTCTGGCTCCGATCGATGCGGCGGCCCGATACCTCACTTTCACGATTTCCAGCAAAGACAACGTCGCGGCGGCGCTTGCCGCGCTGCGCGAGGTCGTCGACGGGCGCGAGACGGTCGTCGGCTTCGGCCATTCGCTCGCGTCGGGCCTGGGCCGCTCGATCGCGGGCCTGACCGAGTTTCCGGCCTTCACGGTGCAGGACCGGCCGCTGCCGGCGACGCCGGCCGACGTGTGGGTCTGGCTGCGCTCCGACGATCGCGGCGAGATCACGCTGCGCGCGCGGGCGATCGAGCGGCTGCTCGCGCCTGCGTTCGCGCTGCAGGACGCGGTCGATGCATTCCGCTACGCGAACGATCGCGACCTGTCCGGCTATGAGGACGGCACCGAGAACCCGACCGGCGACGACGCGCTTGCCGCGGCGATCGTGTCCGGGCAGGGCGCGGGGCTGGACGGCTCGAGCTTCGTCGCGGTCCAGCAGTGGCTGCACGACTTCGACCGGATGGAGCGCATTGCGTCCGACGACATGGACGACATCATCGGGCGCCGCCGCTCGGACAACGAGGAGCTCGACGACGCGCCGGAATTCGCGCACGTGAAGCGCACCGCGCAGGAGAGCTTCGAGCCGGAAGCGTTCATGCTGCGCCGCTCGGCGCCGTGGTCGGACGCGCGCCGCGCGGGGCTGTACTTCGTCGCGTTCGGCCATTCGTTCCGCGCGTTCGACGTGCAGATGCGCCGGATGAGCGGCGCGGACGACGGGATCGTCGACGGGCTGTTCCGCTTCACGCGCCCGCTGACCGGCGCGTATTTCTGGTGCCCGCCGATGAAGGGCGGCAAGCTGGACCTGTCCGCGCTCGGCCTGTAA
- a CDS encoding ABC transporter ATP-binding protein — MTRKTTQSGGHAFQAVFGFTLHYWRRQPARIAAVVAFSLLAALADVLTPLFAGRLVDALALGLTDRSAAWHAALSAFGMLAALGIGATLLRQGVYLNIIALTLKMMGEIATASFQRVQRFSTDWHANSFAGSTVRKITRGMWALDLLNDTLLIALLPSLTILVGATALLGSHWPMMGLVVGLGSLLYIAVTVAMSLGFVAPAARLGNLWDTRMGGALADAVSCNAVVKAFGAEVREEARLSRVIGKWQKRTRRSWMRGTFNGGLQGAMLVAIQAAMIGVALKLWASGAASVGDIAFALTMFFMLQGYLRDIGFHIRNLQRSVNDMEELVALERQPLGIDDKPDAQPIRITRGEIRFEHVTFRYGSHPVALYDDFSMRIAPGERVGLVGHSGSGKTTFIKLIQRLYDVSGGRITIDGQDIADARQDTLRSQIAIVQQEPVLFHRTLAENIAYARPGASRADIERAARQASAHDFIAALPDGYDTLVGERGVKLSGGERQRVAIARAFLADAPILILDEATSSLDSESEVLIQQAMERLMEGRTTLVVAHRLSTVRALDRLLVLDRGKVIEEGSHDALIRIDGGLYRRLFERQALELAKGLIDAPPRTLGDGAESPEHRAAV, encoded by the coding sequence ATGACCAGAAAAACCACCCAATCGGGCGGCCATGCGTTCCAGGCCGTCTTCGGCTTCACGTTGCACTACTGGCGCCGGCAACCGGCGCGCATCGCCGCCGTCGTGGCGTTCTCGCTGCTCGCGGCGCTCGCCGACGTGCTCACCCCGCTGTTCGCCGGCCGCCTCGTCGATGCGCTGGCGCTCGGCCTCACCGACCGGTCGGCCGCCTGGCACGCGGCGCTGTCGGCGTTCGGCATGCTCGCCGCGCTCGGCATCGGCGCGACGCTGCTGCGGCAAGGCGTCTATCTGAACATCATCGCGCTCACGCTGAAGATGATGGGCGAGATCGCGACCGCGTCGTTCCAGCGCGTGCAGCGCTTCTCGACCGACTGGCACGCGAACAGCTTCGCCGGCTCGACGGTGCGCAAGATCACGCGCGGGATGTGGGCGCTCGACCTGCTGAACGACACGCTGCTGATCGCGCTGCTGCCGTCGCTGACGATCCTGGTCGGCGCGACCGCGCTGCTCGGCTCGCACTGGCCGATGATGGGGCTCGTGGTCGGTCTCGGCTCGCTGCTGTACATCGCCGTGACGGTTGCGATGTCGCTCGGCTTCGTCGCGCCCGCCGCGCGGCTCGGCAACCTGTGGGATACGCGCATGGGCGGCGCGCTCGCGGACGCGGTCAGCTGCAACGCGGTCGTCAAGGCGTTCGGCGCGGAAGTGCGCGAGGAAGCGCGGCTGTCGCGCGTGATCGGCAAGTGGCAGAAGCGCACCCGGCGCTCGTGGATGCGCGGCACCTTCAACGGCGGCCTGCAGGGCGCGATGCTCGTCGCGATCCAGGCGGCGATGATCGGCGTCGCGCTGAAGCTGTGGGCCAGCGGCGCGGCGAGCGTCGGCGACATCGCGTTCGCGTTGACGATGTTCTTCATGCTGCAGGGCTACCTGCGCGATATCGGCTTTCACATCCGCAACCTGCAGCGCTCGGTGAACGACATGGAAGAACTCGTCGCGCTCGAGCGCCAGCCGCTCGGCATCGACGACAAGCCCGACGCGCAGCCGATCCGGATCACGCGCGGCGAGATCCGCTTCGAGCACGTGACGTTCCGCTACGGCAGCCATCCGGTCGCGCTGTACGACGACTTCTCGATGCGCATCGCGCCCGGCGAGCGGGTCGGCCTGGTCGGCCATTCCGGGTCCGGCAAGACGACGTTCATCAAGCTGATCCAGCGCCTGTACGACGTGTCTGGCGGCCGCATCACGATCGACGGCCAGGACATCGCCGATGCTCGCCAGGATACGCTGCGCAGCCAGATCGCGATCGTCCAGCAGGAGCCGGTGCTGTTCCACCGCACGCTCGCGGAGAACATCGCGTACGCGCGCCCCGGCGCGAGCCGCGCCGACATCGAGCGCGCCGCGCGGCAGGCGAGCGCGCACGACTTCATCGCGGCGCTGCCGGACGGCTACGACACGCTGGTCGGCGAGCGCGGGGTCAAGCTGTCGGGCGGCGAGCGGCAGCGCGTCGCGATCGCGCGGGCGTTCCTCGCGGATGCACCGATCCTGATCCTCGACGAAGCGACGTCGAGCCTCGACAGCGAAAGCGAAGTGCTGATCCAGCAGGCGATGGAGCGGCTGATGGAAGGCCGCACGACGCTCGTCGTCGCGCACCGGCTGTCGACCGTGCGCGCGCTCGACCGGCTGCTCGTGCTCGATCGCGGCAAGGTGATCGAGGAAGGCAGCCACGACGCGCTGATCCGGATCGACGGCGGCCTCTACCGGCGGCTGTTCGAGCGGCAGGCGCTGGAGCTGGCGAAGGGCCTGATCGATGCGCCGCCGCGCACGCTCGGCGACGGCGCCGAGTCGCCGGAACACCGGGCGGCCGTGTAA